The DNA segment gatgatttatcgagtttattaaaaaaaaagattacCTCTAATCTTGAATCAAGTAATGACATACTTCTAATAGGGCATAGCACAGAAATCAACAATGCCAGaagaatcattattaatatttttagtatCTTTAGAAAGACGGCTAATTTCATAATTTTACCACAGAATGAAGATATAGAGCGTGGCAATGTTGAAACCGACTTTAAACAGATTGTAAAACCTATTTTCGTGTCAATTATAGATATTGATCCAGTTTTAGAGACAACGGCTTGTTCATTTATGAATATGTTGATTACTTATATGTCTCATTTACCCAATAACATTTCATCGAATGCGCTCGTTGACtacaatttattttgtagtTACTCAATAACTTTATTTTCAACAGCactatttgatttaaatttgCCAAACAGAAAGAGGGAAGTATTCTTGGATATTGTCAACAAATTAATGGAGTTAAAGAATTCGGTGTTGAAATTAGCTGGAAAAGCTGGTCGCTTAGAAAGGATCATACCGGTGGAAAAAAATACTTTTGTGTCATTGACCAGTACATTAAACAGAGGTTTGTTTGTATCTCTTCATACAAATAAATCGAATATTCAGTCACTGCTAACAAAAACATTTTCACATTTCACAGACAGTATAAACTTTTATAAAAGCTCAATCGGAGAGATAactgaaaatgaatttggAAATATAGATTTCATTCGAGCAATGTCAAAGGGTACTTATGTTTTATCCGGGTCTGTTGCATTTCAACGTAAATGTAGAaccaatattttgaaatatattactAAGCCTGATATGGTTTTGTACGATTGTTTCCACACCATTTTCAACAGATGGTTGCATATTTCAAAAGCTGTCACACTGTCTAGATCGGACATTGCCGACTTCAGAAGTTGTGCTGGTTTATTAGCAACAGCTTCTGGTACTCTTCTGACTATGGTCGAAGACGATCAGTATAATTCTTCTATATCAGTCGAGATCAAAACAGATATATCTAGAAAAGTCAACTATTTTATAGGAAAACAATGTCAATGGTTAAATAATGAGCATTTGTTGACAAGAGAAAATTCAAGAGACATTTTATCATCGGAATTACATCCATTGTCATTCAAACTTTTATTTCATAAtctgaagaaaaaaatggtTGAAATAAAGGATGTAGATTTATCTAATGATAAAGCAGATTATTATTTCATAATTTTGGAACAAATTAGTATTATCATCAGAACAATTTTACACCAACCATATAGCAAAGATCTACTATTCTTGTTTTCTATGGAAATCATAAACTTTATTGATGATTTAGTTATTCTGGTCGAAAAAATTTCACACAAATCTTTAAGATATAGGAAGGGAATCATTTACTTGTCAAAAATGTTTAAAGCCATTGAAGATGCGGAGGAATGTTTGGCAATAAAGGGGCATTATGCTTTAAAAAATAGGTGGTTAAAGGTTCTAATTTTTTGGTTTCAATATTCAATCTCGAAAGAGCTggattttgataatttgtCAAAACCTCATCGTGATATGAACTTACCTAAACGTGATGAAGATATGTTATATTTAGATACATCTATTGAGTCTTCAAAGGCAATTGCATATTTAACAAATGGTATTCTTCTAGAAGCTGCATATTCTGCTTCGAAGGAAGAGTATAGACGTTCAATTGGTTTCGAGTTTAGAAATTATTTTGGTATTTTGTTAAAAGgtattgaaaaaacaattgatattaaaaattgtcCAATTTCCCTGAAACATAAAATCAACactttaaatgaaaatttaagtATATCCTTGCAAAACTTATCAAAGGCAAATATTGAACCAGCTCTACAATATACCTTGCATATGGGTTATTCTgaaaatatagatattaGGAAATCGTTCTTAAATGTATTCATTAATGTTGTAAAGAATTATCCTTCGCACGTTTCATCCcaacaaaaagaaaaaaatgagGCTACTGAAAGtatattaacatttttaattgaaaatgttcAAATTGTGTCTTATTCTATCGATTTATGTGAGCCTTCTGAGATGGACGGATTTGCCGTGAGTATGTTAACTACTTTTGAATCTAGAAACGCAGGACACATAATAGTATCTCAACTTATTAAGgaagaaattcaaaaagcACCAAGATCAATGGATATACTGAGAAGAAATAGTATAGCAACAAGGTCTTTATccatattttcaaaagcaAAAGGACGCGAATTTCTAATTGCACTAATTTCTCCTATACTTGATGAATTGATTGAAAGTAAGGATTGTTTTGAAATAGAGAAATTATCAATAGATGACAAAAATACTAAAACacaaatattgatattcaaaaagtacttggtgaaatttttaaactCAATGAAGTCTTCGATGAATATCTTTCCACCCGAGTTATTGTATATTTGCCAAATGATATATGAAGAGGTTTCTAAAAGGTTCCCTGAATCTGCTTTAGTTGCGGTGGGTTCCTTTGTCTTTTTGAGATTTATTTGTCCTGCATTAGTGAGTCCAGAAACAGAGGACATATCAAGTCATATGGATGCTCCGGTTAAACGTTCTCTAGTTCAATTAgcaaaaattattcaaaatctGGCGAACAGCTTAGATTCAACATCTAAATTCACAATTTTACAATCTGAACAAGACTTTTTGATCAAATGcaacaaagaaatattcAGTAACCTAAAAGAATTATCTAATTTAGACAGAAacattgatattaaatGGTATAGGGAATCACAGAATAACGATGTGAAActaaattttgattttttccATAGATTTTACTATGATCATTGTTTACAACTACGAGGACTTCTCCTTTCAAATTTACACTCACTTGACGATATAAAACTCTTAAAGCATAGCCTTTTCCTAAGTGACAGAGTATTAGGAGTACTTGGACAACCAAATTGGCAGGCTACTATAGAAATTcctaaatttattaaagataacATGGAAAAATATAGCCAGTTGTATGAATTTGTCAGTAGAACCGCCATAAAAGCGTCTACGGATAACACTAATTTAAACAGTAAATACGTTTATGAACTCATGTCAACAGATGGCAATCCTGTTTTAGCattagattttaaaaaatataagcAGGAAGGTGCTTCTGCTGATTTATTAGCCTATCGGACTATCCAAGTATACTCAAGATTCTGGACAAGTaaacattatattttattaaatctttCTGAGTATGATCACACTGATGAAATTACCTATAgtgttatatttttgttgttaAAACTAATTCCAGAAGAAGCATATCAAACTTGTTTTGGTGTTTATAATCTAAATGCGACAAAATCATTTATACAATTTTggaataataatgaaataatagAGAATAGGTACGTGACATTCAAGTGTCCTTatcattttgtaaataCTATCAATGATGAACAATTGATTAGTGATTTGGGTTTTAGACAACAGATCCTCtatttaattgatgatATGCGTGTTTTACTCAATGATATCGAATTATATGATGTTGATAGTAAATCTATGATACCTGTGACCATGAGTTTGGGTAATAGGTATTTCCAAATATTAAGGGAAGAAGAAATGGACTTCAAGCCAAGTGGGGATGCTACAATTATGAGAGTAAAGACAAATCaagtttttgaaatatcagATGTACGGAACGTATCAGTTTCTTACTCTCAGGCTAgtttaaatgaatttacTATCAATCTTATCAATGAAGAAATTCTAACACTAACTAGTCCGAAATACTtggaaattattaaaatgttttcattttcaattgcaaAAAGTGAAGATGATGtagttattgaaaatttatcGACATCTTCAAGAAAGGAGAATGGTCTCACTTCgtttgaatttaatttagAAACTATATCTCATATTTTTGTGGTTGCCATTGTCGGTCTATTTAGCGAAGACAATGAGgttaaaaataatgcatATAACTTATTAGCTGAAACACAAATTGCATTTAAATTAGATTTTGGTGTCAACTTAAGATTTTCAAGGGAGCTTTACGTTCCAGATGATTGTAGTATGTTTGTTAAACAAATAACACAAGCTTTGTCTGTTTCTTCTCCCGAATTGACAGGTTACACTGTCAAGATGGTGGTGGATGCGTTGGAAAATGAAGTTTTTAAACCGGATAGAGTTCCTCAACTTTTAAGTTGTTTAAACTATTGGATACCTAATCTCTACGAATATGTTTATTTAGCGGACGAGGAAAATGGACCAGAAGCATTttcttatttaattaaagttTTAATAAGGCTAACATTGGCTGATTCAGGTTTTACGTCAATTTACTTACAACAAATCTGGAATGTTTTGTCTTTGGAAAATCCCTTGACAAGCATTATAGTTGAGGAAGTCATAAATTATGCTTTAGATCGTGATTCTGAAAATGGAGATTGGGCATGTGCACTTCCATTGATAGCGAGCATGTCAACGGTTGATATTACAGCATATATAGTGAGAAAGCTGATGGATTTATTAGAGTCATTTTTGCCTTCATTTCATTTGGATGTGTCTACTCACAGTTGGAGTGAACTTACTATCCTGGTACGAATTGCGATACcgttattttttgaatctCCTTTACTGGCTCAGATGTTCCTCCCCgatatattattcattatatcACTATTAATTGATCAAGGTCCAAAATCAATAAGAGGTTACTTCCATGAACTATTGATGAATGTTTGCCATTCTTTAGCAATAAATGAATCCTTATCGGAGTCAAACAGAAGAGCCCTAGATAATATATGTTCTGTTTTTTCACAACAGAAAGGCAAATTTACTCTTGGATTCCGTCACGAGATTAGTATTTTACCTCAAAATCTAAGCAATTTGTCATTTgccaataaatttaatattctaGAGCATTTCATAACGAATATTCTTCTGACCATGGAAAATGCGGATGAAGCGGAAGCTGCATATTGGAAAACCaaatataagaaatatttgatggattctattttcaataacagATCATATCTATCAGCACGTTCGATGATGATTTTAGGTATTATAGGGAAATACGATACTTCTGAAATGTTATGTAAAAATATGTTAACAGAAACACTAGAAGCTATTTCTTCAACTGATTTCAACGAGGAGAATATGTTTTTAGTTACAGCACATATTTTTACGTATACGAAAGTTGTTCAAGGTTTAGATCCATCACTGGATATAATGAACAGAATATTTTGGTATGGTACCACTTTGGTTGAATCCCAATATCCAATACTGTTTGAGGGAGGGTTATTTTTGATTGGGAATTGTTTGAAAAGATTATACatgtatatttttgaatctgGAAACAGTTCAGTGCCattgaaaagaattttACTTGAAAGTAGGAATTTTGCAGTTGATCTATTTTCAGAATTTGACAGGGCATGTGATATTACTTGGACTGAAGATAGTTTCCCACTGGTGCTAATATCTATTTTACTGAGAGGTCTTTCGGTGCCTTTTATGAAGCCTAAAGTTATTGAGAGTTTAGAACAGTTCTTGAGGAATGCGTATTTTGAGAGCAGAACTAAACCTGAAGTAACTGATTATTTGCCGTATATGTTTTTGATGTATCTTTTATCTCCAGGTGAACAATTTGCTACTATTTTAGACACcattgaatttgaagatgaaataaTTTGTATTGACGAGAACTTAAAAATCCCAAAAAAACTACTTGATTGGTTAGCTTCGGATAGCAtatattctaatatttctttatatCAAGCTGCTGCATTGTTTAATAGTAATGTGTCAGATGAATCGACAAAATACAGGTTTACCATTATCACtaaacatttattaaatattaatccCTATTGTGTTTTTAAGTATTATACACTAACTCGTTCTGAACTAAGAAAGGTCTCTATATGGGAAAATGATGTTAATGTGGTGAAGgtttcttttgaaattattacaGAATTGGTTcaatttgatgaatttgatgaCTTGAACaagtattttttgaattccCAAGAAAGTATCAAAAGGCACGGACTTTCAGCTGTAGCAGATGTTCGTCCTTTGACCGTTAATAACACTGGCGGTAATCCAACGGCAGCTGAACAAGAAGGATATCATTATACATTCATGCGAAGACGTAAATTCATGGCTAGGTTGCTGACTCGTCTAATTTATGCAAACTAAATCTAGagattgatatatattatctagttttatttcatgacaatttattatatcttaTATATTACAGTTTAATTATATGTTATAGATTTTATTATGCATTACAAAACACCACTGCTTATTTTGAGCTGTCTTATCTTTATAGTATGAAATCGTAATAGTAAATATTACTTTGAGAAGTTATTTTTATGTAACCTTTCAAATTCCTTCTTATCAGacttatatattaacaTAGTTGTTTTTGCATCTTCAACTGAGGAATGTTGTCCATCTTGGACAtctattttaaataattcttttgctaatttctttaaactTGGTGCTTTCccttttgaatatttctGTCTGAATGGAAGATGTCTAGAGGTATCTCTAATCATTGATTTTGGATGTGAGATAAATAAAGCCTCTAAATCATGCTTAACAGCGTGGCCAACTAATATTCTTCCATCTAGAATCTcaaatacttttttttgAGCAAGCTCGAAAGGGATTGCATTCCGCATGTGCTCAGGTTTTATGCCACTTACCCATGTTCTCCAGTCTGTTACAGGTTCTCTTTGTTGAACAAATGCATCAAATAACACATGACCATAATAGTTTACTAATGAAACTCTTGCTAAAGCAGATTCCTTGCCTTCTGGACCAATTCCGACAAACTCACAGTCTATGGCAATATATTTACCTATACTTGATGCTCGTGTGTCAGAGatatcttcttttaatttttcatctaatACTGTGTTAACTTCTGTTTCTACTTTGAATTGGAACTGGGTACCATTTTTCTTATGTTCTTTGGATTTATCGATTTCTTCATTCATTGCATACACCATATCCATAATCTTACTACCTTTCCTTTTCTTATTGCCCTCAATTTTCCAAGAAGGTTTAATAACCTTCTTCTGTTTCTTTACAATCACTTTCTTAGTCTTTTGTAGTTCCAACCAGTTTGAAGATAATGCCattgtaataaaaatatttgtgCTTGAATATTCTTGATCAATATACTATTAAAAGCTCTTAAAATTATACAATCCTTCCGAGTCACAGTAACAGTCGCCTCCAGTGATCTTTATTAAAAGCCTTTTaacatatattattgacTTTACAATAAAGTAtagtaaatttttatatgaaTTGATTTTGCGATGAGCTTTGTATCATGCAACTAAAATTTTCTTGCAGCTGGATTCGGAAAGAACTCAAAACTGGAATTTAAGAacaatgtaaatattaCATAAAATCACAAAGATAAAAAACGATGGATTCAAACATGTCGTATATGTTACTGGTATAGTGAATTCTGAAATAGAacatattgataaattacaGTTAAATTCATAATTGGGTTCAGTACAGTTTAATAAGGAGtgatttgattatttaGTTGActacaaaattatttccaACCTCTGAAAACTGTCGAACCTTTTTTAAGAGATAACGCTATTTGAGTTTTTTTTGTAACAAATAGGTAGCATTGAATATTGAAACaatctttattaaattataaatgaCGATATAATGGATACTATTTCATCTATAAACAAGTTAAGATCGCAATTCCTTCAGATCGCTTCCGAAAAGGATCAGTTTAGAAGGATTATAAAACCATATACAACAGATGCTGAAGCTGATTTTAATGACCTGGATCCAAAAATCAAGGAAATGTACACATCTCTTAATGGCAATAATGTACTTGTCAATTTATCATCACCTCCGATCTCAAAAGCATTCATCGACAGCTATCAGTCAGTGAGTTATCGAAGAGTTAGAACAAGAAGTAACACAAAATTGAAGGATAAAACACGAGAATATGTAGATGGTATTATAAATGAGGAAAGTAATAGCAACCCAGATAATAATATGGCTGGCATAAGTAACATAGGCAACGAAACTAtcagtaataataaaaattttacaattctATCCCATTCAACAACGGAAGATGGGAATGTTAAATCGAGTAATGATGGTACAATAAACAATCTATCACCTATTTATAATAACACTTCAACTTCTGTTAGAACTTTAAAATCTGATCTTACATCTTTGAATGAAGAAGCTACAACGAAAATTGCAAGAAAATCTACATTGCGTTTAGCTAGGCTTTTTATAGGTAAGAAAGATGGTAGTGAAACAAGTCAAAACGATATTATGAACACAGAAAATTTAAACCAGACAACTGGTACAGAATCAAGGCATAGTGATAAACCTAGAAAAGGCAGTACCAGCCATAATCTACATCAATATAAATCTAGTATTTTCGATATGAATTTTGACTATGATGAGAACCAAGATGAGGaggatgaagaagatgacgatgatgatgatgatggaATAACAGATAGTGTTGCACATGctaaatttttcagaatGAATAACCCTTCATATAACaaaattgatgatgaattgaaacaaGGATATGATAGTAATGGCAGCATCAGTACAGTTCCTACTGATGGAAATTTGGGTCATAATAATCCTATAATATCTACTACAAATCATATTTCTAAAAGAATTTCTCATTTTCCACAAAATGTTATGACGAGAGGTAATAACTCTTCTGATGTTAAAAGTAATTCTTCAAAGttagataaaaataacacTTCGAAAACTGCTAAAAAAGGAGATGAGACTGGTTTCGTCGAAGGCAGTAGCATAACTGACGATAGTTCTATTCCTATTCTTAAAAATTCTGATCtagatgatgataatgatttatCTGATATTGATTcttatttaaatgaacaaGATTTAGCAAATATTGCTATGGGCAATACAGATGACCaatcattaatttcaaGAAATTCGTATAAGTACAATTCTGAAGTAGACATAACCAAGTCAGATAGCAATATTGACCGACCAAAAAATGTGCCTGATGACACTTATCTTACTAAGAGTGAACTTCCAGACGATGACCAATCGTCGTATGGTAAATCTTTACTATTTTCTGATTATAGTACAGATGCATTTGGAGATAATAGAGAAGCTATGACAAAcattaattcatttagGAGTTCCAATATGGTGCCAAACATTAGAAGTTTATCATATGACGATTATAGATTACTTCATGCTCCTGATGATTCCGCTCTTGATTTTTCTCTGGGTAGGgcaatttcaaatatgtcagatattaaattacaCTATTCTAATGATATACGTGATGGAGATGTTGTCAGGGATTTTGGTTCTAAAAGTGTTTCCAGTAGACATTCGTCGATTACTTCAATGCTCTCAAAGCAGCCTAGCAATGTGGGTATTGGGAAATCTGagaataaaatttatagCAGACCTTTTAGAAAAGTGTTCAAAGATGTTGATATAActgaaagaagaattaaaagGGATGCAAGCGATATCACTGCTTCCACACTCTCTAAAAGTTCTCTTACTAGTAGGCGTGGTTCtgttataaataatatattgagtTTTGAGAAAGACACTAATTTTCATCCACAAACACCAAGGGACTCAGCATTGTCTCAAATATTTAAGAAAAAACAGGAAAAAACTAAAGATTTTTTGGAatcattgaaatatttttctttcgTATGTGGGAAAGGGCTACCTAGTagtgaaaattttaaacttaaaatatatattcaaactTCTCAACAATATAAAAGGAGCCCCTTTGAGGTGTTTGTTAAGACAACTGCTACTGTATTCGAGGTTATTggatttatattatatctCTATTCCACTGAATTAAAACCTAAAGTGTTTCCAGAGGAGAAACTACCTCTAACCTTTATACAGGATCCTAATAACTTTTCTCTTCATATAGTTGATGAGGACGGTGATCCTCTGGAAGATAACTTTGGTAAATTATCaagaacaaaaataataaatacgATTTCAGATAATGAAGTTGTTTTGTGCCCAtgtgatgaaaatgaaaaggcagcaaatgaatttgaaactCCTCTACCATATAACTTAGAAAATAAGTCATCTATTAGTTCTTTGAATGAGGCAAGTATAGTTTCGACAAAGACGCATTCGAATGAAAACAcgataaatcaattaagTTATTATACCCCCATTGTTGGAAATAGTTctaatttaaaagaatctGATTCATCaaacaaattgaatattaaagtatatttatatccaaatataaatcctaaatttaattttacaataATTGTAGTTTCCGTTACGTCAAACATCAATGATATACTGGTTAAATATTGCAGAATGAAAAACATGGATCCGAACTTATATATGCTAAAAATTCCGTCAAAGAATTTGATTCTTGATCTTAATGATACTGTGTTAAGACTTGATGGTAACCATGCAgttgaaattatttcaaaacGTGAGGCCCGTGAGCTACGCCTAGAGAAAATAAAAccaaatatgaaaaaaCCAGTATTGCCAACTATACAAAGTAACGATTTAACACCACTAACATTGGATCAACAAAATGCTTACTTAAAACCAGATTCGCCAGTCGAAAAGGTTGGTGAAAAAAGTACAGTTTTATCTAAAAAGTCTCATAAATTTAAGAAGTCttctaaatataaattgagTTTATCTAAGCAAAATGGAGATTCTAATCTACTGTCGCGCTCTGGAAGCTTTACAGGCGGTAAGAATTTCTTTAAGTCTTCAAATTCCTCAAAATCATCACTCCATGGGTCTCTTCCATACTTCCAAGGTGGAAAATCAGGGCCTGATCTTGATGACTATGCTGGAGAAGCTGAGGGACATTATCAAGACTTAGTGTCTGGTGCATATCATAAATATAGAGTATGGAGAAGACAACAAATGTCACTAATAACCAAACATGAAAGAACATTAGCTCTTGATGgtgattttatttatattatccCACCAGATAGACACACACACTGGCATGAAAATATCAAGACAAAGTCAATTCATATTAGTCAAGTGATAGCCGTTAAAAGATCAAACAGGATAccagaatattttaaaatttatgcACAGAGAGGAAATGAAGACataaaaagatattattttgagGCTGTATCTGATGAAGAATGTAATGAAATTGTTTCAAGAATTCAAAATCTAATGGGTGCATACCGTATGAAtcacaaaaaataataactttgtgaaaaaaaatatgttaatAGTTATAAGTTTTTtgcaaataaatttaaaaaaaagatgaagTTTAATTACGGATTCTTATTTTTAGAATATAACTTTAAATATGTAAATATGTTTGAAAAGAATGGtaaaatgatatataatattctcCAGAGTGTATCTGTCGTCAGACtttgatgatttatttaaatagtGCATCATTTGATAATGGGTCGGCAgctaatatattttctctgtttttaattttcttttcaacaGCAGCGTCAGATCTTGATTTAGCTTCTTTGGCAGCttgttgttttatttgTGCCCTTACAACGTTTGGTGATACgtattgtttattttcataGATTTTTGGACCACCGAAAGAACCTTCTAAAATTAAGATAACAGTCATGACGAATCTTGGACCGATTTCAACTAAAgataattcttcttcatcttcatatTCTTGGCTATTTCTTGCTGTGTGTGAGATTTCATATGTTCTGACCCAAATCTTATTATCGACGATACTGAATGACATGATATGGTCAATGAAAGGCTTCACCTTTCTGGCAGTAGGTGGAACACCAAAATTATgcattaataattctttgaTTAATTTGAAATGTGGAGAGGAGTCAAATCTATGATCAAAGGATAAAACTGGACGAGAACCTTTTAAACAATTACCAGTGAAATTCAGTTCATTCATAgtattcaaattttgtATGAAGAATTTAATAGTTGGACCATTTGGAGGCTTGGATAACCATAGATATAAATCTTGATGTTTTCTAGCTtcaaagaataaaatattgttaCAATTATATAGCTCAGCAATTTCATTCAATTGTTGTAGATCTTTCTTCGTGTCTAGTTTTGGTTCTTTTCTAGAATGAGGTAGTAATGCATTTAAGTCTTGGATTAAGTGACGATGTCTGAAGTTCACACCTCTACTGGATATCAACAACGTGCGCTGTTTATTCATGAAATGTTTATCAAAGGCACCTTTCTTTTCTGTGGCATTTTTATTCTTGTTACCTGACAAGGCTTTGTAAATTGACGACATCTTGAGGGGGAAGGGAAGCTGCGGATCGTTAACTGCTCTGTAATCACCGACTGACCTTACTGTTAACAATGAATGCTGATGCTATCCACTCACAACATACATTAAATCAATAATCtgattcatttaaatatgtaGTTT comes from the Tetrapisispora phaffii CBS 4417 chromosome 1, complete genome genome and includes:
- the IRA2 gene encoding Ras GTPase activating protein IRA2 (similar to Saccharomyces cerevisiae IRA1 (YBR140C) and IRA2 (YOL081W); ancestral locus Anc_3.124): MPYENGSPYDKEGTLNRNVAMTTTLVRHLLKERIYQLLPINSSYSTYIDVEADVYFLSSRSVLLNVAISQDIEPIVTNVLDLIDLVLQFGLPDDADDDDATTGDKLETITDSHVGDQAVQSICLLLRLLTDILEYNWDFVEKSMADNKVASLPSPTEDIIKIFEKQHNSFSGIIAGFSVHRTNFHEHKPKELNQEVATRLMTTLTRLKFQHVSFNLLTIISKNSPYFKSSLSFNDLIPNYEYFKTKINAYNVSNDLDSNNNNINPDTYSHIFELGNKIDSTITYIQRFVAASNSKEYKKHLTEIILNPITNDYIYKHRGSTTSALPSASSYSNDNKKSSPSTGTSAMPGPSHASKSSRSNSTHSASSFQSMGISLTPRIESDANKSLQWNEVLKNFDLFGCFFLSNTSLLGFLEMLKKLCKTLNRSIFTCVLLFYATKTLMYWIMARSRSFIEVSNSLIDINNIKKSPKFSASTDVTTLTTEQQTAMKLLNTFNELFYDLYTTFKISSVLTNPQYLPNMHTEYTTSPQPKSSNTVHMKSHVPPSNKASPINTDLRFSYNSESDPKLDYHMSSPPPTPLREKNMSPVYGNISYTNSIEQSFNGDALNSDDILMPNPVSLAYPHNKYVLSAMKSFELSQQISNSEDSSDNNIDNMENSENITKDSFLLPPTSISNRVTPIGRELNKSTTSSSSSNNTIEYNEKDVSHLKNVLDLYSAFDESESLVHTSILKFLATISMLDPELFQKINESSFNGIPDIDENNKIVKNNQKAYSSENAITIKNLSHGLKKLTNLKVHKTTKTSKALELLEISLNIYNGTQTTSDNAMIISLRILLTIYTLSASVSLSNKKLACVNFSRRLMPTFYSSLKVDSKAKLLENENKQISKILKMRHKLNSQFQLEFIAASLQLSTDDFLDYLGLDELCEKLDTRKLVLYTEGLRVFFHLPCCENLRKRAAIKLAKVFKKIFYNISEILLKELPIINDDNVSKSIESIIDGTIVNEFGPKSLFKPVSPSTGVVTNQSDTGSTPISLNNHLEQNQGNWVTHPIIASLASPSFFSPSGSAEIISRDIPSVNNELSLISPTAQRAPHNFLINKKHPLISNSARTNGSPISTPGTSKSSANPLLCDNSRQTPGSKLTDDDLSSLLKKKITSNLESSNDILLIGHSTEINNARRIIINIFSIFRKTANFIILPQNEDIERGNVETDFKQIVKPIFVSIIDIDPVLETTACSFMNMLITYMSHLPNNISSNALVDYNLFCSYSITLFSTALFDLNLPNRKREVFLDIVNKLMELKNSVLKLAGKAGRLERIIPVEKNTFVSLTSTLNRGLFVSLHTNKSNIQSLLTKTFSHFTDSINFYKSSIGEITENEFGNIDFIRAMSKGTYVLSGSVAFQRKCRTNILKYITKPDMVLYDCFHTIFNRWLHISKAVTLSRSDIADFRSCAGLLATASGTLLTMVEDDQYNSSISVEIKTDISRKVNYFIGKQCQWLNNEHLLTRENSRDILSSELHPLSFKLLFHNLKKKMVEIKDVDLSNDKADYYFIILEQISIIIRTILHQPYSKDLLFLFSMEIINFIDDLVILVEKISHKSLRYRKGIIYLSKMFKAIEDAEECLAIKGHYALKNRWLKVLIFWFQYSISKELDFDNLSKPHRDMNLPKRDEDMLYLDTSIESSKAIAYLTNGILLEAAYSASKEEYRRSIGFEFRNYFGILLKGIEKTIDIKNCPISLKHKINTLNENLSISLQNLSKANIEPALQYTLHMGYSENIDIRKSFLNVFINVVKNYPSHVSSQQKEKNEATESILTFLIENVQIVSYSIDLCEPSEMDGFAVSMLTTFESRNAGHIIVSQLIKEEIQKAPRSMDILRRNSIATRSLSIFSKAKGREFLIALISPILDELIESKDCFEIEKLSIDDKNTKTQILIFKKYLVKFLNSMKSSMNIFPPELLYICQMIYEEVSKRFPESALVAVGSFVFLRFICPALVSPETEDISSHMDAPVKRSLVQLAKIIQNLANSLDSTSKFTILQSEQDFLIKCNKEIFSNLKELSNLDRNIDIKWYRESQNNDVKLNFDFFHRFYYDHCLQLRGLLLSNLHSLDDIKLLKHSLFLSDRVLGVLGQPNWQATIEIPKFIKDNMEKYSQLYEFVSRTAIKASTDNTNLNSKYVYELMSTDGNPVLALDFKKYKQEGASADLLAYRTIQVYSRFWTSKHYILLNLSEYDHTDEITYSVIFLLLKLIPEEAYQTCFGVYNLNATKSFIQFWNNNEIIENRYVTFKCPYHFVNTINDEQLISDLGFRQQILYLIDDMRVLLNDIELYDVDSKSMIPVTMSLGNRYFQILREEEMDFKPSGDATIMRVKTNQVFEISDVRNVSVSYSQASLNEFTINLINEEILTLTSPKYLEIIKMFSFSIAKSEDDVVIENLSTSSRKENGLTSFEFNLETISHIFVVAIVGLFSEDNEVKNNAYNLLAETQIAFKLDFGVNLRFSRELYVPDDCSMFVKQITQALSVSSPELTGYTVKMVVDALENEVFKPDRVPQLLSCLNYWIPNLYEYVYLADEENGPEAFSYLIKVLIRLTLADSGFTSIYLQQIWNVLSLENPLTSIIVEEVINYALDRDSENGDWACALPLIASMSTVDITAYIVRKLMDLLESFLPSFHLDVSTHSWSELTILVRIAIPLFFESPLLAQMFLPDILFIISLLIDQGPKSIRGYFHELLMNVCHSLAINESLSESNRRALDNICSVFSQQKGKFTLGFRHEISILPQNLSNLSFANKFNILEHFITNILLTMENADEAEAAYWKTKYKKYLMDSIFNNRSYLSARSMMILGIIGKYDTSEMLCKNMLTETLEAISSTDFNEENMFLVTAHIFTYTKVVQGLDPSLDIMNRIFWYGTTLVESQYPILFEGGLFLIGNCLKRLYMYIFESGNSSVPLKRILLESRNFAVDLFSEFDRACDITWTEDSFPLVLISILLRGLSVPFMKPKVIESLEQFLRNAYFESRTKPEVTDYLPYMFLMYLLSPGEQFATILDTIEFEDEIICIDENLKIPKKLLDWLASDSIYSNISLYQAAALFNSNVSDESTKYRFTIITKHLLNINPYCVFKYYTLTRSELRKVSIWENDVNVVKVSFEIITELVQFDEFDDLNKYFLNSQESIKRHGLSAVADVRPLTVNNTGGNPTAAEQEGYHYTFMRRRKFMARLLTRLIYAN